The Erpetoichthys calabaricus chromosome 13, fErpCal1.3, whole genome shotgun sequence genome has a window encoding:
- the LOC114664109 gene encoding ATP-dependent DNA helicase Q4-like, with translation MMDRYNDLKILLKKWESSFVQEHKRKPNKEDIDSASQEIKELYREYRALKMTRENAENEKMTASNSGISKQDDVIADSGCWGSHLNRVNTPSTKLTSKERDSLKVSSLYYGMKLKLNMGTLTKDRPTSLKKSFTPKRTLKKSPEMSTNTATVESPPLCVPNPSICTAPLSCSRVPSLSTEEEDQPLQGLNVAKIISPLTCSKKEEKAQRLHNSMIKRLSSLDSGWLERCQVFAKVEQEDEMPIGNMANGNLNAEYSKKSNLSNHLVMSSKEDAVDQVPEIPKEQVCSLNHTESKEKEGSVNGFQKTPSDHKTEKVTKSKYVENMHEYEFNEDEHPLSTDSKQNSGNAEFEQETQETQKIGKEIHSAVVSETEQPRKEIRKINKKRRRVEETVNSLEPTSVPKKRKTTKGSPVSTVGEKCSKPKADRRCGSKDVTEESSIAEKLKLDQTHSIENIFGELEDEAEAMKNSNTHASRGRRLGSKPTDGNFVRINLKKNLTLKDLH, from the exons AT GATGGATCGTTACAATGACCTCAAAATCTTGTTGAAGAAATGGGAGTCATCTTTTGTTCAGGAGCATAAACGGAAGCCCAATAAG GAAGACATAGACAGCGCTTCACAAGAGATAAAAG aGTTGTACAGAGAATACAGAGCACTCAAAATGACAagagaaaatgcagaaaatgaaaaaatgacagcATCCAATAGTGGAATATCCAAGCAAGATGATGTG ATAGCTGACTCTGGTTGTTGGGGCTCCCATCTTAACCGAGTCAATACGCCATCAACAAAGTTAACTTCCAAAGAGAGGGACTCGCTTAAAGTTTCATCTCTGTATTATGGAATGAAGTTGAAATTAAACATGGGCACATTAACTaag GATAGACCAacatctctgaaaaagtcatttaCTCCAAAGAGAACCTTAAAGAAATCACCAGAAATGAGCACAAATACAGCTACTGTGGAAAGTCCACCATTGTGTGTGCCAAACCCAAGTATTTGTACCGCTCCTCTAAGTTGTTCTAGAGTTCCATCCTTGAGTACTGAGGAAGAAGATCAACCATTGCAAGGTTTAAATGTGGCTAAGATCATCTCACCTCTTACTTGTTCAAAGAAGGAGGAAAAAGCCCAGCGGTTACACAATTCAATGATAAAAAGGCTGTCTTCATTAGATTCAGGTTGGCTGGAGCGTTGTCAGGTGTTTGCTAAAGTGGAGCAGGAGGATGAGATGCCAATTGGAAACATGGCAAATGGAAACTTAAATGCAGAATATAGTAAAAAGAGCAACCTTTCTAACCATTTAGTAATGTCTTCTAAGGAAGATGCAGTAGATCAAGTTCCTGAAATACCGAAAGAACAGGTATGCTCATTAAATCATACagaaagcaaagagaaagagGGCTCTGTTAATGGTTTCCAAAAAACACCAAGTGATCACAAAACTGAGAAAGTTACCAAGTCCAAATATGTAGAAAATATGCATGAATATGAATTTAATGAGGACGAGCATCCACTTTCTACTGACAGTAAGCAGAATTCTGGAAATGCAGAGTTTGAACAGGAGACCCAAGAAACACAGAAAATTGGTAAAGAAATACATAGTGCAGTTGTCAGTGAAACAGAACAACCAAGAAAGgagataagaaaaataaacaaaaaaaggcgAAGAGTAGAGGAAACTGTCAACTCTTTAGAACCTACATCTGTCcccaagaagagaaaaacaacaaaaggcagTCCAGTTTCTACAGTGGGAGAGAAATGCAGCAAACCAAAGGCCGATAGGAGATGTGGATCCAAAGACGTCACTGAGGAAAGTAGCATTGCAGAGAAACTGAAGCTGGACCAAACACATTCCATAGAGAATATTTTTGGAGAACTTGAGGATGAAGCTGAGgccatgaaaaacagcaatacaCATGCAAGTAGGGGAAGAAG GCTTGGTTCCAAACCTACAGATGGAAACTTTGTTAGAATCAATCTAAAAAAGAATCTCACGTTAAAGGATTTGCACTAA